The Synergistes jonesii genome window below encodes:
- a CDS encoding putative peptidoglycan-binding domain-containing protein: HGMGNAARIAQRACASLGAFVVIDGKWGPKTRETLYTLAWKNGLALSKMLLVKRLNFYDAIIAARPNQKRFRNGWRNRTFALAKACGVRIA, from the coding sequence CCACGGCATGGGCAACGCGGCGCGTATAGCGCAGCGCGCCTGCGCGTCGCTGGGGGCGTTCGTCGTGATAGATGGAAAGTGGGGCCCCAAGACGCGCGAAACGCTCTATACGCTTGCCTGGAAAAACGGGCTCGCGCTCTCGAAAATGCTGCTCGTCAAGCGCCTGAACTTCTACGACGCCATTATAGCGGCGCGCCCGAACCAAAAGCGTTTTAGGAACGGCTGGCGCAACAGGACGTTTGCGCTGGCCAAGGCGTGC